GATGCACCAGAAGGGCGGCCGGACCAAGGACGGTGTCCTGGAGCGCAGCGCGTACGTCCTGCTCAGCCGCATCCGGGTCCAGGGGCCCATGTCGATCGGTGAACTGAGCGACGCCTTCGGGCTCGACGCCTCCACCCTCAACCGGCAGACCGCGGCCGCGATGCGGGCCGGGCTCGTCGACCGCATCCCCGACCCCGACGGCGGCATGGCCCGCAAGTTCCGCATCACGGAGGAGGGTTCACGCCTCCTGGACCAGGAGCGGCAGCAGCTCATCAGCTCCCTGGACCGTGTCATGGCCGACTGGCCGGAGTCGGACATCGCCGCCTTCGCGTCCTACCTGCGCCGCTTCAACGCCGACATCGAGCGCATCGGCGGACGGCCCTGGCCGCGTCCCTGACCCGTCCGTCGGCCGGCCGCGGGCCATCCGAAAACCCGGTGACCCGCCGACCGGCACCCCCTAGCCTCACCTGCATGGACATGACCGGGGGACTGTTGAACGTCGTCGACGTCGAGGCGACCTGCTGGGAGGGGCAGCCACCGCCCGGCGCCGTGAGCGAGATCATCGAGATCGGTCTGACGGTCGTCGATCTGGAGCAGGGCGTACGACGCGAGAAGCACCGACTGCTGGTGCGGCCCGCCCGGTCCACCGTCAGCGCCTTCTGCACGGAGCTGACGGGGCTGACCCAGGACGAGGTCGACCAGGGGGTCGGATTCGCCGACGCCTGCCGTGAGTTGGCCGCGCTGCACCGCGCGGGGGAGCGGCCCTGGGCGAGTTGGGGCGACTACGACCGCCACCAGTTCACCCGCCAGTGCGCCGCCACCGGCACGCGCTACCCGTTCGGCCACCGGCACACGAACGCCAAGGCCGCCTTCACCGCCGCCCACCGACTGCGCAAACGGCCGGGCATGGCGCAGGCACTGCGGATCGCCGAACTGCCCCTGGAGGGACGGCATCACCGGGGTGAGGACGACGCCTGGAACATCGCCGCCCTGATCCTCCGGCTCGCCGAGCGCGACGCCTGGCCGGACACGCCTTAGGGCCCGCGACGCTATGGAGGGGGCCGTTGTCGTTCACTCCCAAGGGTTGTTTGCCGGCAAGGTCCACGCGAACGGCGTGTGAGCCGGGGCTCCCGGGGGAGAACCTGGCTCGAACACGAACGCTGTCGCCGAGGAGCCCCGGGTGTCCGATGTCGTCTTCACCGCGGATTTCGCCTCCACCCGCCAATGGGTCGCCGGCCGCTCGTGGGCCTATCCCGACGGTGGCCCGGTCAACCCGGGCGACGACAAGCTCGACCACCTCGTGACCGACCCGGCCTACTGCCGTACGGGAGTCTTCCGCGCGACCCGACGCTCCGACGGTGCGTGGGACGCGGGGCTGCTCACCACCGAGGGCAGCGAGGACGCGTTCATGGTCCGCACGGGGGACGTGCTGGAGGCCCGGATCAGGCTGCCCACGGCGCTCGGTGCGTGGCCGGCCATCTGGACGTGGCGGGACGGCGGACAGGAGATCGACGTCTTCGAGTACCACCCGGACAACCCCGACCTGCTCGAACTCTCCAACCACGTCCGGAGCGCCCATCACTACTACCGGGACGAGGCGGTCCGGCCCGGTGCCCGGGTGGACCTCGTGGTCGAGTTCGGCGCCCACCGGGTCGTGTGGTGGGTGAACGGCGTCCGCGCCTTCGCCGACCGGCGCGGGGTGGGCCGACACTGGGAGGCCTATCTCATCGTCAACCTGTCGGTGTGCGGCGGGCGTTACCACCCGCCGCCCGCTCCCGACGTCGCGGAGATGGACTTCGCGGTGGACGGCCTGCTCGTCCGCAGACCCGCGTCCGACGAGCCGGACGGCGTGGCGGTGGACGTCGGCCTGTTCGACTGAACCGGCGGGCGCACCGGCCGAAGTCGGGCCGGACAGAACGACATTGGGCCCCGGCGGGTGCATCCGCCGGGCGATCCGGCACGGAAGTACGGCATCAGTAGCGACGTCGCGTTCGTGCACGTCGCACCGACAGGTGCCGAGGGCCATGACGAATCCGCAACCGGGGCGAGAGAGTCCCGAGGCCGCGTACATCGGCCATGTGGGCAACTGCCGCACGTGTCTGCGCGAATCGGGCCGCTGCCCGCGCGCCGAGCGCCTGTGGCGGCTCTACCAGGAGTGGCGCAGCGGCTACGGCGGCCGCCCCGGCGGAGCCGAGTGAGACCGCACCGACGACCCGCCTCGAAGGCCCACGGGAGTCCCGGTCCGGTCGCCGTACCCGGTCCGGACGATGTGAGGAAGGCGTAGGTCCACCGACCGCCCGCCTCCGGTCGAGCTGGACAGGGACGACCGGGGGCGGGTTCATGCGGTGGCACGCGCCTGACCGCGACCGGCCGGAGCCCCTGATCCGGCTGCGGGACGGAAGAGGCACGTGCCCCTTCCCGGGATGGCGCCTCGCGCGGGCCCGGCGGGCGGCGGCTCCACCAAACCGTCCGCGCGTCGGCTCCGGATATCCAGTGACCGGCGGCACGATCCCTCGTCGGCCTAGGGTGGGGCGTCGAGAACGCTCCGACGGTGAAGAGGTGTCATGCGAGGCTCTGCGCGGATGTCCGCCCGCGACGGACTGCGTCCCGGGGCGGCCCGGACGCTGACGGCGCTGGTGCCGCACCGGCTCACGGGCGGGGACGCGGGTCCGGCACGGGCCGCGGTGCTGATCCTGCACGGCGGCAGGGCGGACAGTCGGGCGCCCTCCCGGCCCTGGCACGTCTCGGGGCTGCGGATGCGGCCCTTCGTGCGCGCCGTCACCCGGGCCGTGCCGGACGAGGACGTCTTCGTCGGGCAGGTGCGCTACCGCGTACGCGGCTGGAACGGAGCAGCCGCCGATCCGGTCGCCGACGTCCACCGGGCCCTCGCCGAACTCACCGATCTGGTGGGGGACGTGCCGGTGGTGCTGGTCGGTCACTCGATGGGAGGCCGCGCAGCCCTGCGCGCCGCCGCCGCGCCCCAGGTGAGGGCCGTGGTCGCCCTGGCGCCCTGGTGTCCGACGGGCGAGCCGGTGGCCCATCTGCGGGACAAGCGGGTGATCGTGCTGCACGGCGACCGGGACCGGATCACCGAGCCCGCGTCGTCCTTCGCCCTGGTGCGCCGGGCCGCGAAGGAAGGATCCTCCGCGAGCGCCGTACGGGTCGCGGGCGGTGACCACGCGATGCTGCGGCGCGCGCGGACCTGGCACGAGGCCACGGGCTCGGCGGTCGCCGGTCTGGTGTCCCGCGCCGACGGCCCGGACGAGCGGCTTCCCGCCGAGGGGCCGAACGGCGAACCCGGCGTCCTCTAGACCCGCGCCCGACCGGGCGGGAGGCGGCTTTCACCGGGCATGAACTAGGCGGAATCCAGCCGGTCCGCGGGATCCGGACCGGGGGCGAAGGAGCGACGCGAGCCGGCCGTGACGCGCGGGGCGGACCCGGGAAGCGGACCGCCCGTGGACGGATCCCAGCTGAGGATCCACTCGAAGTCGCGCTGCAGCCGCCGGGCTTCGCTCCGGACGAGCGTCGGTATGTCGCCGCGTTCGGAGATCAGTTGGGCATAGATCGGTGCATCGTGCACGTGGGGATCCTCGACTCGCTCTCAGGGCCTTCCGCGGGCCTTCCTTGCCTCGACGGTAGGGCCGCGCCGCCGACGCGGTGGTGATCCGGCCGGGTCGGCCAGAACCGGTCACGGCATGACCAACGACAGCCGACGATGTCGAACGAGCCGTCAGGGAACGCCAGTTCTTTTCGTACCTCGAACGGCCTGCTCGCGCCGACCGGAAGTCCCGGCCCACCGTGGAGATGTGATGGAGGGAGCGGGGGCGGACGCGAACTCGCGACGGGCCCGCACCGCCGAACGCGGTCTTCCCGACGGCCTGTTCGCGCACGGGGTGTGCTCCCGTGGTC
The window above is part of the Streptomyces sp. NBC_01428 genome. Proteins encoded here:
- a CDS encoding 3'-5' exonuclease, which produces MDMTGGLLNVVDVEATCWEGQPPPGAVSEIIEIGLTVVDLEQGVRREKHRLLVRPARSTVSAFCTELTGLTQDEVDQGVGFADACRELAALHRAGERPWASWGDYDRHQFTRQCAATGTRYPFGHRHTNAKAAFTAAHRLRKRPGMAQALRIAELPLEGRHHRGEDDAWNIAALILRLAERDAWPDTP
- a CDS encoding alpha/beta hydrolase; translation: MRGSARMSARDGLRPGAARTLTALVPHRLTGGDAGPARAAVLILHGGRADSRAPSRPWHVSGLRMRPFVRAVTRAVPDEDVFVGQVRYRVRGWNGAAADPVADVHRALAELTDLVGDVPVVLVGHSMGGRAALRAAAAPQVRAVVALAPWCPTGEPVAHLRDKRVIVLHGDRDRITEPASSFALVRRAAKEGSSASAVRVAGGDHAMLRRARTWHEATGSAVAGLVSRADGPDERLPAEGPNGEPGVL
- a CDS encoding MarR family winged helix-turn-helix transcriptional regulator, coding for MVRPTHEVEYEQMLLSRHGLMHQKGGRTKDGVLERSAYVLLSRIRVQGPMSIGELSDAFGLDASTLNRQTAAAMRAGLVDRIPDPDGGMARKFRITEEGSRLLDQERQQLISSLDRVMADWPESDIAAFASYLRRFNADIERIGGRPWPRP
- a CDS encoding beta-glucanase, which encodes MSDVVFTADFASTRQWVAGRSWAYPDGGPVNPGDDKLDHLVTDPAYCRTGVFRATRRSDGAWDAGLLTTEGSEDAFMVRTGDVLEARIRLPTALGAWPAIWTWRDGGQEIDVFEYHPDNPDLLELSNHVRSAHHYYRDEAVRPGARVDLVVEFGAHRVVWWVNGVRAFADRRGVGRHWEAYLIVNLSVCGGRYHPPPAPDVAEMDFAVDGLLVRRPASDEPDGVAVDVGLFD